TTGATACTGTAAAATTACTAAAAAGCGCTAAATTTGACGAAACGGTCGAAATAGCACTAAAACTCAACGTCGATCCAAGACATGCCGATCAAATGGTTAGAGGCTCGGTAGTGCTTCCTGCAGGAACTGGCAAAACCGTTCGTGTAGCAGTTATAGCAAAAGACGCGAAAGCTGATGAAGCAAAAGCTGCCGGTGCTGATATAGTCGGTAGCGATGAGCTTGTTGAGGATATTCAAAAGGGAATTATGAATTTCGACGTTCTTATCGCTACTCCAAATTTAATGGGACTAGTTGGTAAAGTAGGGCGAATTTTGGGACCAAAAGGTCTTATGCCAAACCCAAAAACTGGCACAGTTACTATGGATGTAGCTCAAGCGGTTAATAACGCAAAAAGCGGTCAAGTTAATTTCCGCGTAGATAAGCAAGGAAATATACATGCAGGTCTAGGCAAAGTTAGCTTTTCAAAAGAGCAATTAAACGATAATATTTTAACTCTTATCAAAGCGGTAAATAGACAAAAACCTGCGGCAGCAAAAGGTAGATATATTAAGAGTGCTGCTTTATCATTAACTATGAGCCCTTCTGTTTTACTTGAGGCTCAAGAGCTTATGGATCTACGCTGATTTAGCTAATAATTTTTATCTTAGATTGGAGATAGCAGAGGCTTTTGCTTAATCGTGCTTTTATGCCGCTCTGCTTGAAATCACTAGTCGGAAAGGAGAAAAACTAGATGACGAGAAACGAAAAATCTGAAATAATCAGTAAACTTGAAGCTGAATTTAAAGAAAATGAAGCGATTATAGTTTGCGATTATCGCGGTCTTAGTACTAAAAAACTTGAAGCATTAAGAGATGCGGCTAGAGTTTTAAACGTAAAAGTTCAAATTGTAAAAAATACTCTTGCAAATATCGCTCTTAATAACGTTGAAAAGTCTGGTATGGTTTTGAAGGATACAAATATCTTTATCTGGGGCGATCAGCTTTCAGCCACTAAGGTTGCGGCTAAATTTGAAGAGACCAACAGCGAACTATTCAAAATCAAAACCGCTCATATCGACGGCGAAGTTGCAAGCGTCGAGAAGGTCAAGGCTCTATCTAAGATGCCTAGCCGTGACGAGTTACTTGCTATGCTTTTGCAAGTTTGGAATGCGCCTATCCAAAATTTCACTATTGGACTAAATGCGCTTAAAGAAAAAAAAGAAAAATCAGCATAATATAAAAGGATAAAAAATGGCAATTACTAAAGAGGACGTATTAGAATTTATCTCTAATCTTTCAGTATTAGAGCTAAGCGAACTAGTAAAAGAATTTGAAGAGAAATTTGGCGTAAGCGCTGCTCCGGTAATGGTAGCAGGCGGCGCAGTAGCAGGCGGCGCAGCCGATGCAGCTGAAGAGAAAACAGAATTTAACGTTGTACTAGTTGACGGCGGCGACAAGAAAATCAACGTTATTAAAGTTGTTCGCGCTCTTACAGGTCTTGGTCTTAAAGAGGCTAAAGACGCAGTCGAGCAAACTCCTTCTGTTATCAAAGAGGGCGTTAGTAAAGACGAGGCTGAAGCAGCCAAAAAAGAGCTTGAAGAAGCTGGCGCTAAAGTCGAACTTAAATAATTTCATTTATTTTTACAAAGGAGGCGACGCCTCCTTATTTAATTTTTACAAAGATGCCGCAGACGTGCGGTTATTTACTTTCTTTCAAACTTATACCATGAGGTAGAATATGCTAAATAGTTTATACTCAGGAAATCGTCTTAGGGTTGATTTTTCAAATGTTGCCAAAGAGATAGATGTTCCTAACCTGCTACAATTACAAAAAAAGAGTTTTGACCAATTTTTAAACGTAGATAAAAATCAAGGCGAAAGCGGTATAGAAAAAGTTTTTAAATCAATATTTCCTATACATGATCCGCAAAACCGCTTAAGCTTGGAATACGTAAGCTCTGAAATCGGAAAGCCAAAATATACGATCAGAGAGTGCATGGAGCGTGGGCTTACTTATTCTGTAAATTTAAAAATGAAAATAAGGCTGATTGTTCACGAAAGAGATGAAAAAACAGGCGAGAAGATCGGCATAAAAGATATAAAAGAACAAGAAATTTTCGTTCGTGAAATTCCTTTGATGACAGATAGAATTTCATTCATTATTAACGGCGTCGAGCGTGTCGTGGTTAATCAACTTCACAGAAGTCCGGGCGTTATCTTTAAAGAAGAAGAGAGTCCTACAGTCGTAAATAAGCTTATTTATACGGCTCAAATTATTCCTGACCGCGGTAGCTGGCTGTATTTTGAGTATGATACCAAAGATGTACTTTACGTTCGTATCAACAAACGCAGAAAAGTGCCTGTAACTATACTTTTTAGGGCGCTTGGATACAAAAAACAAGATATTATTAAATTATTTTATCCAATACAAACGTTAACTATAAAAGACAACAAATTTTTGATGCCGTTTAATCCAGATGATTACCAGGGCAGGGTTGAATACGACATAAAAGACGAAGAAGGCAATGTTTTGCATGAGGCAGGCAAAAGGCTTACAAAGAGAAAGGCTGATAAGATTATTGCCGATGGAGTGAAATTTGTCGAGTATCCGACTGAAATTTTGGTAAATAGGTTTTTAGCTCACCCGGTTATCGACAAAAACAGTGGCGAGGTGCTTTATGATACTCTTGCCCAGCTTGATGAAAATAAATTGGTTAAAATTTTGGCTGATCAAGAAAGTATCGAAATTGCAAACGACTTGGCTGCTGGCGTGGACGACGCTATCATAAATTCATTTATCGCCGATAACGAGACGCTCAAACTACTACGTCAAACCGAAAATGTTGATGACGAAAACGATCTTGCGGCGATAAGAATTTATAAAGTTATGCGTCCTGGCGAGCCGGTCGTTAAAGATGCTGCTCGCGCTTTCGTAAATGATCTATTCTTTAATCCTGAAAGATATGATTTGACTGGTGTTGGCCGTATGAAAATGAACCACAAGCTAGCACTTGAAGTACCTGAATACGTAACGGTTTTGACCAACGAAGACATTATAAAAACGGCAAAATATTTGATAAAGGTCAAAAACGGACAAGGACATATAGACGATCGCGATCACCTCGGCAACCGTCGTATCCGCTCTATCGGCGAGCTTTTGGCGAACGAACTTCACCTGGGATTTGTAAAAATGCAAAAAGCCATCAGGGATAAATTTACGACGCTGGGTAATACCGAAGAGATTATGCCTTACGATTTGGTTAATCCAAAAATGATAACCACGACGATAATGGAATTTTTCACCGGCGGTCAGTTGAGCCAGTTTATGGATCAAACCAACCCGCTTAGCGAAGTTACGCATAAGCGCAGACTTTCAGCGCTGGGCGAAGGTGGTCTTGTTAAAGATAGGGCCGGCTTTGAAGTGCGCGACGTTCACCCGACTCACTACGGTAGAATTTGTCCAGTAGAGACTCCGGAAGGTCAAAACATCGGCCTTATCAACACGCTTTCTACTTATGCGAAGGTAAATAACCTCGGCTTCGTAGAGGCTCCTTATAAAAAAGTCGTAGATGGCAAGGTAACCGACGAGATCGTTTATTTAACGGCGACTCAAGAGGAAAATTTAGTTATCGCTCCGGCCTCTACCGCGCTTGACGAAAGCGGATATATAGTAGAGGATTTGATCGAAGCCAGACAAGACGGTGAGATGATACTAGCCAAACGTGAGGACGTTAAGCTAATCGACCTTTGCTCCGGCATGATAGCCGGTGTTGCTGCATCGCTTATTCCGTTTTTGGAGCATGACGACGCAAACCGTGCCCTCATGGGATCAAACATGCAGCGCCAAGCAGTACCGCTACTTCGCTCGTCCGCTCCTATCGTTGGAACCGGCATGGAGAGTACTGTAGCGCGCGACGCATGGGAGGCGATAAAGGCTAGACGCGCTGGAGTAGTCGAAAAGGTGGACAATAAAAACATCTTTATCCTTGGCGAAGACGAGGCAGGTCCATATATCGATCACTACTCTATGGAGAAAAACTTAAGAACCAACCAAAATACGACCTTCTCTCAGCATCCTATCGTTAAAAAAGGCGAAAGCGTAGCGGCCGGGCAGATCATCGCCGACGGTCCGTCTATGGAGCGCGGCGAGCTGGCTATCGGTAAAAACGCCCTTATAGCTTTCATGCCGTGGAATGGTTACAACTACGAGGACGCGATCGTAATTAGCGAAAAAATGATCCGGGAGGATGCATTTACGAGCGTGCATATTTACGAAAAAGAAATCGAAGCGCGCGAGCTAAAAGACGGCGTTGAGGAGATCACAAAGGATATTCCGAATATCAAAGAGGAAGACCTACTTCATCTTGATGATAGCGGTATAATAAAAATCGGCACGCAAGTAAAACCCGGCATGATCCTAGTTGGTAAGGTTTCTCCAAAAGGCGAGGTTAAGCCAACGCCTGAGGAGCGCTTACTTCGCGCGATTTTTGGAGAAAAAGCCGGCCACGTGGTAAATAAATCCCTTTACGCTGCAGCTTCTATGGAAGGTGTCGTCGTAGATGTTAAAATTTTTACCAAAAAAGGCCACGAAAAAGATAATCGTTCAAATAAAGTTTATGAAGAAGAAAAAGCGGCTTTTGAAAAAGAACACCACGATAGACTCTTGATGCTAGACCGCGAAGAGATGCTAAAAGTGGGCGCTCTGCTTTGCAAAACGCCTTTGAGTTCTGCTCAAACTATCGGCAAAAAAACCTATAAAAAAGGCGAGAAAATCGATAAAGAAGAGTTTGAAAACATCAACCGCTTTACTCTAAGCGCGATCGTTAAAGGCTTTTCAAAAGATGTTCAAAAATCATACGACGACATAAAAAATCATTTCCAAAACGAGAAGAAAAAGCTCAAAGAAGAGCATGACGCGAAGATGGAAATTTTAGAAAAAGACGACATCTTGCCAAGCGGCGTAGTTAAGCTCGTTAAAGTCTACATCGCAACCAAGCGCAAGCTCAAGGTGGGCGATAAGATGGCGGGTCGCCACGGAAACAAGGGTATTGTTTCAAACATCGTTCCTGAGGTTGATATGCCGTATCTGCCGAGCGGTCAGCCGGTCGATATCGTGTTAAACCCGCTGGGCGTTCCTAGCCGTATGAATATCGGCCAAATTTTAGAAAGCCACTTGGGACTTGTCGGCTACCGCTTAGGCGAGCAGATAAATCAAATTTTCCAAGAGAAAAAAGGCGAGTGGGTAAAAGAGCTACGAGCCAAAATGATCGAGATAGCCTCGGCCTCTAAATTTATGGATGCTAAAAAGACTCTAGGCAAAATGAGCGACGAGTTGCTTTTAGATTACGCTAGAGACTGGGCTAACGGCGTCAAATTTGCCACGCCTATATTTGAGGGCGTTAGAGTTGATGAGCTGATGAAACTATTTGAACTAGCTAAGATCGATATGGATGGCAAGACCGAGCTTTACGACGGACGCACGGGCTCAAAGATCAAAGAACGCGTAAACGTCGGATGTATGTATATGCTAAAGCTTCACCACCTAGTCGACGAAAAAGTCCACGCTAGAAGCACGGGGCCATACAGCCTTGTTACTCAGCAGCCAGTCGGCGGTAAGGCGCTATTTGGCGGACAAAGATTCGGAGAGATGGAGGTTTGGGCGCTTGAGGCATACGGCGCAGCTCATACGCTTCGCGAGATGCTAACGGTCAAATCAGACGACGTCGAAGGACGCTTGTCTGCGTATAAAGCCCTAACTAGAGGCGAAAACGTGCCTGAAACAGGTATTCCTGAGACATTTTTCGTTCTAACAAACGAGCTAAAATCATTGGCGCTTGATGTCGAGATATACGATGAGGATGAAAATAATGAGTGAGTTAAAACCTATTGAGATAAAAGAAGAACGCAGACCGCGCGATTTTGAGGCGTTTCAGCTTCGTTTGGCTAGCCCTGAGAGGATAAAGTCGTGGAGCCACGGCGAGGTCAAAAAACCCGAAACCATAAACTACCGCACGCTAAAACCTGAGCGCGACGGTCTATTTTGTGCTAAAATTTTCGGTCCGATCCGCGACTACGAGTGCCTTTGCGGTAAGTATAAAAAAATGCGCTACAAAGGCATCAAGTGCGAAAAGTGCGGCGTTGAGGTAACTAGCTCAAAGGTACGCCGCTCCAGAATGGGCCATATCGAGCTCGTGACTCCTGTTGCGCACATTTGGTACGTAAACTCGCTCCCAAGCCGCATAGGAACGCTGCTTGGTATAAAGATGAAAGACCTTGAGCGCGTGCTTTACTACGAGGCGTATATCGTCGAGAGCGTAGGCGACGCGTTTTACGATACCGAAAATAGCAAAAAAGTCGAAATTTTCGACGTTCTAAACGAAGAGCAATATGTTTCTTTGGCTTCTCGCTTTGAAGAGAGCGGATTTAGGGCTAGAATGGGCGGCGAAGTGATCCGCGATTTGCTAGCAAATATCGATTTGGTAGAACTTTTAAACACCCTAAAAGACGAGATCAGCGCGACAAATTCGGAAGCTAAGAAAAAAACTATTGTAAAAAGATTAAAAGTCGTTGAGAGCTTTTTAAATTCTGGCAACCGTCCTGAGTGGATGATGATTACGAATTTACCGGTCCTTCCGCCGGACCTTCGTCCGCTCGTTAGCCTTGACGGCGGTAAATTTGCAGTTTCTGACGTAAATGATTTGTATCGCCGCGTTATTAACAGAAACGCACGCTTAAAACGCCTTATGGAGCTTGACGCGCCCGAAATCATCATTAGAAACGAAAAGCGTATGCTTCAGGAGTCCGTCGATGCGCTATTTGACAACGGTCGCCGCGCAAATGCGGTAAAAGGCGCAAATAAACGCCCGCTAAAATCGCTTTCTGAAATAATTAAAGGCAAGCAAGGCCGCTTCCGTCAAAATTTGCTCGGTAAGCGTGTTGACTTTTCAGGTCGTTCGGTTATCGTCGTTGGCCCAAAACTACGCATGGATCAGTGCGGACTACCAAAAAGAATGGCTCTTGAGCTGTTTAAGCCGCATTTGCTAGCTCGCCTCGAGGAGAAAGGCTATGCTACGACCGTAAAACAAGCCAAAAAAATGATTGAGGATAAGACTAATGAGGTTTGGGAGTGCCTAGAGGAGGTCGTTGAAGATCATCCAGTTATGCTAAACCGCGCTCCGACGCTCCACAAGCTATCCATCCAGGCGTTTCACCCTGTGCTTGTCGAGGGCAAGGCTATCCAGCTACACCCGTTAGTTTGTGCAGCATTTAACGCGGACTTCGACGGCGACCAGATGGCCGTTCACGTGCCGCTGTCTCAGGAGGCTATCGCCGAGTGCAAAATTTTGATGCTTAGCTCAATGAATATTTTGCTTCCTGCAAGCGGTAAAGCTATCACCGTTCCTAGCCAGGATATGGTTTTGGGAATTTACTATCTAAGCTTAGAGAAGACCGATAGCAAGGGTGCGAATAAAATTTTTGCATCTGTAGATGAAGTAATGATCGCCGAGGAAGCACACTGCCTAGAGGTGCACTCGAAAATCAAAACAATGATTGATGGTAAGACTCTATTTACGACTGCGGGTCGTTTGATCATCCGCTCGATTCTGCCTGATTTTGTTCCTGAGAATATGTGGAACAGAGTTATGAAGAAAAAAGATATCGCGAATTTGGTCGATTACGTTTATAAAAACGGCGGCCTTGAGGTAACGGCAGGATTTTTGGATAAGCTTAAAAATTTGGGCTTCCGCTATGCGACCAAGGCCGGCATCTCGATCTCAATCGCTGACATCATCGTGCCTGATAGCAAGCAAAAATACATCAACGAAGCTAAGAAAAAAGTCCGCGAGATACAAAATCAATACGGCGCGGGCTTGCTAACGGACTCCGAGAGATATAATAAAATCATCGACATCTGGACAGATACAAATAACGTCGTCGCTGGCGAGATGATGAAGCTTATCCAGGGGGACAAGGGCGGATTTAACTCGATTTATATGATGGCCGATAGCGGCGCGAGAGGTTCTGCAGCGCAAATTCGCCAGCTAGCCGGTATGCGCGGTCTTATGGCGAAACCTGACGGCTCGATCATCGAGACGCCGATCATATCAAATTTCCGCGAAGGCCTAAACGTTCTTGAGTATTTTAACTCAACCCACGGCGCTAGAAAAGGTCTAGCAGATACCGCGCTAAAAACGGCGAATGCTGGATATCTAACTAGAAAACTGATCGACGTCGCGCAAAACGTGAAAGTTACTATGCATGATTGCGGTACGCACGAGGGTGTCGAGATTACCGAGATTACCGATAACGGCGAGCTTATTGAGAGCTTAGAGGAGAGAATTTTAGGTCGCGTACTGGCCGACGACATTATCGATCCTATAGCAAATGATGTTTTATTTCATGAGGGTACTCTTATAGATGAAGAAAAAGCTAAAGCGATAACCGAAGCGGGCATAAAATCTGTAAGTATCAGAACGCCGATAACTTGCAAGGCCGCAAAAGGCGTTTGCGCGAAATGCTACGGCGTGAATTTGGGCGAAGGAAAGCTGGTAAAACCTGGCGAGGCCGTAGGTATCATCTCGGCTCAATCTATCGGCGAACCTGGTACTCAGCTAACGCTAAGAACCTTCCACATCGGTGGTACGGCATCGACTGAGCAGCAAGACTACCAAGTCGTCGCACAAAAAGAGGGCTTTATAAGATACTATAATCTAAACGTTTACGAAAACGGCGGTAAGAGAATCGTGGCAAACCGCAGAAACTCAGCCGTATTGCTCGTCGAGCCTAAGATCAAAGCTCCGTTTGACGGAAAGATCGAGATCGAGATTGCTCACGAGGACGTAAATATCATCATCAAAGGCGAAAAAGAAGAGGTTAAATATGCTCTAAGAAGAGGCGATTTAGCTAAACCTAACGAGCTAGCAGGCGTTAGCGGCAAGGTCGAGGGTAAAATTTACATCCCTTACGCGGACGGCGACATAGTTAAAGAGAATGAAAGTATTGCAGAGCTCATCAAAGAGGGCTGGAACGTACCGAAACG
This region of Campylobacter showae CSUNSWCD genomic DNA includes:
- the rpoB gene encoding DNA-directed RNA polymerase subunit beta, whose protein sequence is MLNSLYSGNRLRVDFSNVAKEIDVPNLLQLQKKSFDQFLNVDKNQGESGIEKVFKSIFPIHDPQNRLSLEYVSSEIGKPKYTIRECMERGLTYSVNLKMKIRLIVHERDEKTGEKIGIKDIKEQEIFVREIPLMTDRISFIINGVERVVVNQLHRSPGVIFKEEESPTVVNKLIYTAQIIPDRGSWLYFEYDTKDVLYVRINKRRKVPVTILFRALGYKKQDIIKLFYPIQTLTIKDNKFLMPFNPDDYQGRVEYDIKDEEGNVLHEAGKRLTKRKADKIIADGVKFVEYPTEILVNRFLAHPVIDKNSGEVLYDTLAQLDENKLVKILADQESIEIANDLAAGVDDAIINSFIADNETLKLLRQTENVDDENDLAAIRIYKVMRPGEPVVKDAARAFVNDLFFNPERYDLTGVGRMKMNHKLALEVPEYVTVLTNEDIIKTAKYLIKVKNGQGHIDDRDHLGNRRIRSIGELLANELHLGFVKMQKAIRDKFTTLGNTEEIMPYDLVNPKMITTTIMEFFTGGQLSQFMDQTNPLSEVTHKRRLSALGEGGLVKDRAGFEVRDVHPTHYGRICPVETPEGQNIGLINTLSTYAKVNNLGFVEAPYKKVVDGKVTDEIVYLTATQEENLVIAPASTALDESGYIVEDLIEARQDGEMILAKREDVKLIDLCSGMIAGVAASLIPFLEHDDANRALMGSNMQRQAVPLLRSSAPIVGTGMESTVARDAWEAIKARRAGVVEKVDNKNIFILGEDEAGPYIDHYSMEKNLRTNQNTTFSQHPIVKKGESVAAGQIIADGPSMERGELAIGKNALIAFMPWNGYNYEDAIVISEKMIREDAFTSVHIYEKEIEARELKDGVEEITKDIPNIKEEDLLHLDDSGIIKIGTQVKPGMILVGKVSPKGEVKPTPEERLLRAIFGEKAGHVVNKSLYAAASMEGVVVDVKIFTKKGHEKDNRSNKVYEEEKAAFEKEHHDRLLMLDREEMLKVGALLCKTPLSSAQTIGKKTYKKGEKIDKEEFENINRFTLSAIVKGFSKDVQKSYDDIKNHFQNEKKKLKEEHDAKMEILEKDDILPSGVVKLVKVYIATKRKLKVGDKMAGRHGNKGIVSNIVPEVDMPYLPSGQPVDIVLNPLGVPSRMNIGQILESHLGLVGYRLGEQINQIFQEKKGEWVKELRAKMIEIASASKFMDAKKTLGKMSDELLLDYARDWANGVKFATPIFEGVRVDELMKLFELAKIDMDGKTELYDGRTGSKIKERVNVGCMYMLKLHHLVDEKVHARSTGPYSLVTQQPVGGKALFGGQRFGEMEVWALEAYGAAHTLREMLTVKSDDVEGRLSAYKALTRGENVPETGIPETFFVLTNELKSLALDVEIYDEDENNE
- the rplL gene encoding 50S ribosomal protein L7/L12, whose amino-acid sequence is MAITKEDVLEFISNLSVLELSELVKEFEEKFGVSAAPVMVAGGAVAGGAADAAEEKTEFNVVLVDGGDKKINVIKVVRALTGLGLKEAKDAVEQTPSVIKEGVSKDEAEAAKKELEEAGAKVELK
- the rpoC gene encoding DNA-directed RNA polymerase subunit beta'; the protein is MSELKPIEIKEERRPRDFEAFQLRLASPERIKSWSHGEVKKPETINYRTLKPERDGLFCAKIFGPIRDYECLCGKYKKMRYKGIKCEKCGVEVTSSKVRRSRMGHIELVTPVAHIWYVNSLPSRIGTLLGIKMKDLERVLYYEAYIVESVGDAFYDTENSKKVEIFDVLNEEQYVSLASRFEESGFRARMGGEVIRDLLANIDLVELLNTLKDEISATNSEAKKKTIVKRLKVVESFLNSGNRPEWMMITNLPVLPPDLRPLVSLDGGKFAVSDVNDLYRRVINRNARLKRLMELDAPEIIIRNEKRMLQESVDALFDNGRRANAVKGANKRPLKSLSEIIKGKQGRFRQNLLGKRVDFSGRSVIVVGPKLRMDQCGLPKRMALELFKPHLLARLEEKGYATTVKQAKKMIEDKTNEVWECLEEVVEDHPVMLNRAPTLHKLSIQAFHPVLVEGKAIQLHPLVCAAFNADFDGDQMAVHVPLSQEAIAECKILMLSSMNILLPASGKAITVPSQDMVLGIYYLSLEKTDSKGANKIFASVDEVMIAEEAHCLEVHSKIKTMIDGKTLFTTAGRLIIRSILPDFVPENMWNRVMKKKDIANLVDYVYKNGGLEVTAGFLDKLKNLGFRYATKAGISISIADIIVPDSKQKYINEAKKKVREIQNQYGAGLLTDSERYNKIIDIWTDTNNVVAGEMMKLIQGDKGGFNSIYMMADSGARGSAAQIRQLAGMRGLMAKPDGSIIETPIISNFREGLNVLEYFNSTHGARKGLADTALKTANAGYLTRKLIDVAQNVKVTMHDCGTHEGVEITEITDNGELIESLEERILGRVLADDIIDPIANDVLFHEGTLIDEEKAKAITEAGIKSVSIRTPITCKAAKGVCAKCYGVNLGEGKLVKPGEAVGIISAQSIGEPGTQLTLRTFHIGGTASTEQQDYQVVAQKEGFIRYYNLNVYENGGKRIVANRRNSAVLLVEPKIKAPFDGKIEIEIAHEDVNIIIKGEKEEVKYALRRGDLAKPNELAGVSGKVEGKIYIPYADGDIVKENESIAELIKEGWNVPKRIPFASEIKVEDGEPIAKRILAGANGVLKFYILKGDYPERTRSIKKGHVVTEKGLFVVVADEDDREAVRYYIPRSSIIQANDSEMVDSKTIISEPEKQEKTIIAEWDPYSTPIIAEEGGRVTYEDIEPGYSADEQYDEATGQSRLVINEYLPSGIKPTIVISTDEGRMIRYQLEPKTAIFVGNDQVVQQADILAKTPKAVAKSKDITGGLPRVSELFEARRPKNTAIIAEIDGTVRFEKPLRSKERIVIEADDGATSEYLIDKNRQIQVRDGEFIHAGEKLTDGLISSHDVLRILGEKALHYYLISEIQQVYRSQGVAIADKHIEIIVSQMLRQVKIVDSGDTNFITGDMISRTRFKEENERIMRMGGNPAIAEPILLGVTRAAIGSDSVISAASFQETTKVLTEASIAAKIDHLEDLKENVILGRMIPVGTGLYQDQKIKLKQN
- the rplA gene encoding 50S ribosomal protein L1, coding for MSKKTTKRFGKLLEKVDTTKTYSLAEAIDTVKLLKSAKFDETVEIALKLNVDPRHADQMVRGSVVLPAGTGKTVRVAVIAKDAKADEAKAAGADIVGSDELVEDIQKGIMNFDVLIATPNLMGLVGKVGRILGPKGLMPNPKTGTVTMDVAQAVNNAKSGQVNFRVDKQGNIHAGLGKVSFSKEQLNDNILTLIKAVNRQKPAAAKGRYIKSAALSLTMSPSVLLEAQELMDLR
- the rplJ gene encoding 50S ribosomal protein L10, whose translation is MTRNEKSEIISKLEAEFKENEAIIVCDYRGLSTKKLEALRDAARVLNVKVQIVKNTLANIALNNVEKSGMVLKDTNIFIWGDQLSATKVAAKFEETNSELFKIKTAHIDGEVASVEKVKALSKMPSRDELLAMLLQVWNAPIQNFTIGLNALKEKKEKSA